One window of Stigmatopora nigra isolate UIUO_SnigA chromosome 14, RoL_Snig_1.1, whole genome shotgun sequence genomic DNA carries:
- the gria2b gene encoding glutamate receptor 2b isoform X4 encodes MRTAATMQQIVHFSVSFLLVLWGCAHGGSPSVQIGGLFPRGADQEYSAFRIGMVQFGTAEFRLTPHIDNLEVANSFAVTNCFCSQFSRGVYAIFGFYDKKSVNTITSFCGTLHVSFITPSFPLDGTQQFIIQMRPDIKGPLLSLIEYYKWDKFAYLYDSDRGLTTLQVVLDTAAERKWQVTAINVGNLKDERKDEAYRSLFQDLENKKERRVILDCEQDKVKDIMDQVITIGRHVKGYHYIIANLGFVDGDLSKIQYGGANVSGFQIVDFDDPLVSKFDQRWEALEEKEYPGADSKIRYTSALTYDAVQVMTEAFRYLHKQRIDFTRRANTGDCLANPAVPWAQGVEIERALKQVRVEGLTGNIQFDQHGKRVNYSVNIMELKNNGPVKIGYWNEVDKMAVTKSDVFANDSTGMENKTVIVTTILEAPYVMLKKNADLFVDNDRYEGYCVDLAAEIAKHCGFKYQLKTVGDGKYGARDAETKIWNGMVGELVYGKADIAVAPLTITLVREEVIDFSKPFMSLGISIMIKKPQKSKPGVFSFLDPLAYEIWMCIVFAYIGVSVVLFLVSRFSPYEWHTEEYEDGQIQTNESTNEFGIFNSLWFSLGAFMRQGCDISPRSLSGRIVGGVWWFFTLIIISSYTANLAAFLTVERMVSPIESAEDLAKQSEIAYGTLDSGSTKEFFRRSKIALFDKMWTYMRSAEPSVFVKKTAEGVLRVRKSKGKYAYLLESTMNEYIEQRKPCDTMKVGGNLDSKGYGIATPKGSSLRTPVNLAVLKLSEQGVLDKLKNKWWYDKGECGAKDSGSKEKTSALSLSNVAGVFYILVGGLGLAMLVALIEFCYKSRAEAKRMKVAKNAQNINPTSSQNSQNFATYKEGYNVYGIESVKI; translated from the exons ATGCGGACCGCCGCGACCATGCAGCAGATTGTGCATTTCTCCGTGTCCTTCCTCCTTGTCTTATGGGGATGTGCACACGGAGGCTCGCCCAGCGTGCAAATTG GGGGTCTCTTTCCAAGGGGCGCAGATCAAGAGTACAGCGCCTTCCGGATAGGCATGGTCCAGTTTGGTACGGCCGAGTTCCGGCTCACGCCTCACATCGACAACCTGGAGGTGGCCAACAGCTTCGCTGTCACCAATTGCT TCTGCTCGCAGTTCTCCAGGGGCGTTTACGCCATTTTCGGATTCTATGACAAGAAGTCGGTGAACACCATTACGTCCTTCTGCGGCACGCTGCACGTGTCCTTCATCACGCCCAGTTTCCCGCTAGACGGCACCCAACAGTTCATCATCCAGATGAGGCCCGACATTAAGGGGCCACTGCTCAGCCTCATCGAGTACTACAAGTGGGACAAGTTCGCCTACCTGTACGACAGCGATCGAG GCCTGACAACACTTCAGGTGGTTCTGGACACAGCGGCCGAGAGGAAGTGGCAAGTGACGGCCATCAACGTGGGCAACCTAAAAGACGAGCGCAAAGACGAAGCCTACCGCTCGCTTTTCCAGGACCTAGAAAACAAGAAAGAGCGAAGGGTGATCCTGGATTGTGAACAGGACAAAGTCAAAGACATCATGGATCAG GTCATCACCATTGGCAGGCACGTTAAGGGCTACCATTACATCATAGCCAATCTG GGTTTTGTGGACGGCGACCTGTCCAAAATCCAGTACGGCGGTGCCAACGTGTCAGGCTTCCAGATTGTGGATTTCGATGACCCTCTGGTTTCCAAGTTTGACCAGAGGTGGGAGGCCTTGGAAGAGAAGGAGTATCCAGGGGCGGATAGCAAGATCAGA TATACATCAGCGTTGACGTACGACGCAGTGCAGGTGATGACGGAGGCTTTCCGCTACCTTCACAAGCAACGCATTGACTTCACCCGTCGAGCCAACACTGGCGACTGCCTTGCCAACCCTGCGGTTCCCTGGGCTCAGGGAGTGGAAATCGAGCGGGCATTGAAGCAG GTGCGTGTGGAGGGCTTGACGGGGAACATCCAGTTCGATCAACACGGCAAGCGGGTCAACTACTCAGTCAACATAATGGAATTGAAGAACAACGGCCCAGTAAAG ATTGGCTACTGGAACGAGGTTGACAAAATGGCCGTCACCAAATCCGACGTCTTTGCCAACGACTCGACGGGGATGGAAAATAAAACGGTCATTGTCACCACCATTCTG gaggCTCCTTACGTCATGCTAAAAAAGAACGCCGACCTGTTTGTGGACAATGACCGCTACGAAGGCTACTGTGTGGATCTAGCCGCCGAGATCGCTAAGCACTGCGGTTTCAAATACCAGTTGAAAACCGTCGGTGACGGAAAGTACGGAGCCAGGGATGCTGAGACCAAGATCTGGAATGGGATGGTTGGCGAGTTAGTGTATGGG AAAGCAGACATCGCCGTGGCTCCTCTAACCATCACGCTAGTCCGAGAGGAAGTGATCGACTTTTCAAAGCCTTTTATGTCTCTGGGGATCTCCATTATGATCAAAAAGCCCCAGAAGTCCAAGCCGGGGGTGTTTTCCTTCCTCGACCCACTGGCTTACGAGATCTGGATGTGCATTGTGTTTGCCTATATCGGCGTCAGCGTCGTGCTCTTCCTGGTCAGCCGTTTCAGCCCGTACGAGTGGCACACAGAGGAGTACGAGGACGGACAGATCCAGACCAACGAGTCCACCAATGAGTTTGGAATATTCAATAGCCTTTGGTTTTCACTGGGAGCATTCATGCGACAAGGCTGCGACATCTCCCCAAG GTCCCTGTCCGGGCGCATTGTTGGCGGCGTGTGGTGGTTCTTCACGCTCATCATCATCTCCTCCTACACGGCCAATTTGGCTGCTTTCCTCACTGTGGAGAGGATGGTGTCACCCATTGAGAGCGCCGAGGATCTGGCCAAACAGAGCGAGATTGCGTATGGCACGCTTGACTCAGGCTCAACTAAAGAATTCTTTAGG CGTTCTAAAATTGCCCTCTTTGACAAAATGTGGACATACATGCGGAGTGCAGAGCCCTCGGTGTTTGTGAAAAAAACAGCCGAGGGGGTTCTGAGAGTCCGCAAATCAAAGGGGAAATATGCCTACTTGCTGGAGTCCACCATGAACGAATACATCGAGCAGCGCAAACCCTGCGACACCATGAAGGTGGGAGGCAACCTGGACTCCAAAGGCTACGGGATCGCCACGCCCAAAGGATCCTCATTAAG AACGCCAGTAAACCTTGCGGTATTGAAACTCAGTGAGCAAGGCGTCTTAGACAAGCTGAAAAACAAATGGTGGTACGATAAGGGTGAATGTGGAGCCAAGGACTCTGGAAGTAAG
- the gria2b gene encoding glutamate receptor 2b isoform X3 → MRTAATMQQIVHFSVSFLLVLWGCAHGGSPSVQIGGLFPRGADQEYSAFRIGMVQFGTAEFRLTPHIDNLEVANSFAVTNCFCSQFSRGVYAIFGFYDKKSVNTITSFCGTLHVSFITPSFPLDGTQQFIIQMRPDIKGPLLSLIEYYKWDKFAYLYDSDRGLTTLQVVLDTAAERKWQVTAINVGNLKDERKDEAYRSLFQDLENKKERRVILDCEQDKVKDIMDQVITIGRHVKGYHYIIANLGFVDGDLSKIQYGGANVSGFQIVDFDDPLVSKFDQRWEALEEKEYPGADSKIRYTSALTYDAVQVMTEAFRYLHKQRIDFTRRANTGDCLANPAVPWAQGVEIERALKQVRVEGLTGNIQFDQHGKRVNYSVNIMELKNNGPVKIGYWNEVDKMAVTKSDVFANDSTGMENKTVIVTTILEAPYVMLKKNADLFVDNDRYEGYCVDLAAEIAKHCGFKYQLKTVGDGKYGARDAETKIWNGMVGELVYGKADIAVAPLTITLVREEVIDFSKPFMSLGISIMIKKPQKSKPGVFSFLDPLAYEIWMCIVFAYIGVSVVLFLVSRFSPYEWHTEEYEDGQIQTNESTNEFGIFNSLWFSLGAFMRQGCDISPRSLSGRIVGGVWWFFTLIIISSYTANLAAFLTVERMVSPIESAEDLAKQSEIAYGTLDSGSTKEFFRRSKIALFDKMWTYMRSAEPSVFVKKTAEGVLRVRKSKGKYAYLLESTMNEYIEQRKPCDTMKVGGNLDSKGYGIATPKGSSLRNAVNLAVLKLNEQGLLDKLKNKWWYDKGECGSGGGDSKEKTSALSLSNVAGVFYILVGGLGLAMLVALIEFCYKSRAEAKRMKVAKNAQNINPTSSQNSQNFATYKEGYNVYGIESVKI, encoded by the exons ATGCGGACCGCCGCGACCATGCAGCAGATTGTGCATTTCTCCGTGTCCTTCCTCCTTGTCTTATGGGGATGTGCACACGGAGGCTCGCCCAGCGTGCAAATTG GGGGTCTCTTTCCAAGGGGCGCAGATCAAGAGTACAGCGCCTTCCGGATAGGCATGGTCCAGTTTGGTACGGCCGAGTTCCGGCTCACGCCTCACATCGACAACCTGGAGGTGGCCAACAGCTTCGCTGTCACCAATTGCT TCTGCTCGCAGTTCTCCAGGGGCGTTTACGCCATTTTCGGATTCTATGACAAGAAGTCGGTGAACACCATTACGTCCTTCTGCGGCACGCTGCACGTGTCCTTCATCACGCCCAGTTTCCCGCTAGACGGCACCCAACAGTTCATCATCCAGATGAGGCCCGACATTAAGGGGCCACTGCTCAGCCTCATCGAGTACTACAAGTGGGACAAGTTCGCCTACCTGTACGACAGCGATCGAG GCCTGACAACACTTCAGGTGGTTCTGGACACAGCGGCCGAGAGGAAGTGGCAAGTGACGGCCATCAACGTGGGCAACCTAAAAGACGAGCGCAAAGACGAAGCCTACCGCTCGCTTTTCCAGGACCTAGAAAACAAGAAAGAGCGAAGGGTGATCCTGGATTGTGAACAGGACAAAGTCAAAGACATCATGGATCAG GTCATCACCATTGGCAGGCACGTTAAGGGCTACCATTACATCATAGCCAATCTG GGTTTTGTGGACGGCGACCTGTCCAAAATCCAGTACGGCGGTGCCAACGTGTCAGGCTTCCAGATTGTGGATTTCGATGACCCTCTGGTTTCCAAGTTTGACCAGAGGTGGGAGGCCTTGGAAGAGAAGGAGTATCCAGGGGCGGATAGCAAGATCAGA TATACATCAGCGTTGACGTACGACGCAGTGCAGGTGATGACGGAGGCTTTCCGCTACCTTCACAAGCAACGCATTGACTTCACCCGTCGAGCCAACACTGGCGACTGCCTTGCCAACCCTGCGGTTCCCTGGGCTCAGGGAGTGGAAATCGAGCGGGCATTGAAGCAG GTGCGTGTGGAGGGCTTGACGGGGAACATCCAGTTCGATCAACACGGCAAGCGGGTCAACTACTCAGTCAACATAATGGAATTGAAGAACAACGGCCCAGTAAAG ATTGGCTACTGGAACGAGGTTGACAAAATGGCCGTCACCAAATCCGACGTCTTTGCCAACGACTCGACGGGGATGGAAAATAAAACGGTCATTGTCACCACCATTCTG gaggCTCCTTACGTCATGCTAAAAAAGAACGCCGACCTGTTTGTGGACAATGACCGCTACGAAGGCTACTGTGTGGATCTAGCCGCCGAGATCGCTAAGCACTGCGGTTTCAAATACCAGTTGAAAACCGTCGGTGACGGAAAGTACGGAGCCAGGGATGCTGAGACCAAGATCTGGAATGGGATGGTTGGCGAGTTAGTGTATGGG AAAGCAGACATCGCCGTGGCTCCTCTAACCATCACGCTAGTCCGAGAGGAAGTGATCGACTTTTCAAAGCCTTTTATGTCTCTGGGGATCTCCATTATGATCAAAAAGCCCCAGAAGTCCAAGCCGGGGGTGTTTTCCTTCCTCGACCCACTGGCTTACGAGATCTGGATGTGCATTGTGTTTGCCTATATCGGCGTCAGCGTCGTGCTCTTCCTGGTCAGCCGTTTCAGCCCGTACGAGTGGCACACAGAGGAGTACGAGGACGGACAGATCCAGACCAACGAGTCCACCAATGAGTTTGGAATATTCAATAGCCTTTGGTTTTCACTGGGAGCATTCATGCGACAAGGCTGCGACATCTCCCCAAG GTCCCTGTCCGGGCGCATTGTTGGCGGCGTGTGGTGGTTCTTCACGCTCATCATCATCTCCTCCTACACGGCCAATTTGGCTGCTTTCCTCACTGTGGAGAGGATGGTGTCACCCATTGAGAGCGCCGAGGATCTGGCCAAACAGAGCGAGATTGCGTATGGCACGCTTGACTCAGGCTCAACTAAAGAATTCTTTAGG CGTTCTAAAATTGCCCTCTTTGACAAAATGTGGACATACATGCGGAGTGCAGAGCCCTCGGTGTTTGTGAAAAAAACAGCCGAGGGGGTTCTGAGAGTCCGCAAATCAAAGGGGAAATATGCCTACTTGCTGGAGTCCACCATGAACGAATACATCGAGCAGCGCAAACCCTGCGACACCATGAAGGTGGGAGGCAACCTGGACTCCAAAGGCTACGGGATCGCCACGCCCAAAGGATCCTCATTAAG AAATGCGGTTAACCTCGCAGTACTAAAACTGAATGAGCAAGGCCTGTTggacaaattgaaaaacaaatggtgGTACGACAAAGGAGAGTGCGGCAGCGGGGGAGGTGATTCCAAG
- the gria2b gene encoding glutamate receptor 2b isoform X6, with translation MRTAATMQQIVHFSVSFLLVLWGCAHGGSPSVQIGGLFPRGADQEYSAFRIGMVQFGTAEFRLTPHIDNLEVANSFAVTNCFCSQFSRGVYAIFGFYDKKSVNTITSFCGTLHVSFITPSFPLDGTQQFIIQMRPDIKGPLLSLIEYYKWDKFAYLYDSDRGLTTLQVVLDTAAERKWQVTAINVGNLKDERKDEAYRSLFQDLENKKERRVILDCEQDKVKDIMDQVITIGRHVKGYHYIIANLGFVDGDLSKIQYGGANVSGFQIVDFDDPLVSKFDQRWEALEEKEYPGADSKIRYTSALTYDAVQVMTEAFRYLHKQRIDFTRRANTGDCLANPAVPWAQGVEIERALKQVRVEGLTGNIQFDQHGKRVNYSVNIMELKNNGPVKIGYWNEVDKMAVTKSDVFANDSTGMENKTVIVTTILEAPYVMLKKNADLFVDNDRYEGYCVDLAAEIAKHCGFKYQLKTVGDGKYGARDAETKIWNGMVGELVYGKADIAVAPLTITLVREEVIDFSKPFMSLGISIMIKKPQKSKPGVFSFLDPLAYEIWMCIVFAYIGVSVVLFLVSRFSPYEWHTEEYEDGQIQTNESTNEFGIFNSLWFSLGAFMRQGCDISPRSLSGRIVGGVWWFFTLIIISSYTANLAAFLTVERMVSPIESAEDLAKQSEIAYGTLDSGSTKEFFRRSKIALFDKMWTYMRSAEPSVFVKKTAEGVLRVRKSKGKYAYLLESTMNEYIEQRKPCDTMKVGGNLDSKGYGIATPKGSSLSGVTCQALFYVCNG, from the exons ATGCGGACCGCCGCGACCATGCAGCAGATTGTGCATTTCTCCGTGTCCTTCCTCCTTGTCTTATGGGGATGTGCACACGGAGGCTCGCCCAGCGTGCAAATTG GGGGTCTCTTTCCAAGGGGCGCAGATCAAGAGTACAGCGCCTTCCGGATAGGCATGGTCCAGTTTGGTACGGCCGAGTTCCGGCTCACGCCTCACATCGACAACCTGGAGGTGGCCAACAGCTTCGCTGTCACCAATTGCT TCTGCTCGCAGTTCTCCAGGGGCGTTTACGCCATTTTCGGATTCTATGACAAGAAGTCGGTGAACACCATTACGTCCTTCTGCGGCACGCTGCACGTGTCCTTCATCACGCCCAGTTTCCCGCTAGACGGCACCCAACAGTTCATCATCCAGATGAGGCCCGACATTAAGGGGCCACTGCTCAGCCTCATCGAGTACTACAAGTGGGACAAGTTCGCCTACCTGTACGACAGCGATCGAG GCCTGACAACACTTCAGGTGGTTCTGGACACAGCGGCCGAGAGGAAGTGGCAAGTGACGGCCATCAACGTGGGCAACCTAAAAGACGAGCGCAAAGACGAAGCCTACCGCTCGCTTTTCCAGGACCTAGAAAACAAGAAAGAGCGAAGGGTGATCCTGGATTGTGAACAGGACAAAGTCAAAGACATCATGGATCAG GTCATCACCATTGGCAGGCACGTTAAGGGCTACCATTACATCATAGCCAATCTG GGTTTTGTGGACGGCGACCTGTCCAAAATCCAGTACGGCGGTGCCAACGTGTCAGGCTTCCAGATTGTGGATTTCGATGACCCTCTGGTTTCCAAGTTTGACCAGAGGTGGGAGGCCTTGGAAGAGAAGGAGTATCCAGGGGCGGATAGCAAGATCAGA TATACATCAGCGTTGACGTACGACGCAGTGCAGGTGATGACGGAGGCTTTCCGCTACCTTCACAAGCAACGCATTGACTTCACCCGTCGAGCCAACACTGGCGACTGCCTTGCCAACCCTGCGGTTCCCTGGGCTCAGGGAGTGGAAATCGAGCGGGCATTGAAGCAG GTGCGTGTGGAGGGCTTGACGGGGAACATCCAGTTCGATCAACACGGCAAGCGGGTCAACTACTCAGTCAACATAATGGAATTGAAGAACAACGGCCCAGTAAAG ATTGGCTACTGGAACGAGGTTGACAAAATGGCCGTCACCAAATCCGACGTCTTTGCCAACGACTCGACGGGGATGGAAAATAAAACGGTCATTGTCACCACCATTCTG gaggCTCCTTACGTCATGCTAAAAAAGAACGCCGACCTGTTTGTGGACAATGACCGCTACGAAGGCTACTGTGTGGATCTAGCCGCCGAGATCGCTAAGCACTGCGGTTTCAAATACCAGTTGAAAACCGTCGGTGACGGAAAGTACGGAGCCAGGGATGCTGAGACCAAGATCTGGAATGGGATGGTTGGCGAGTTAGTGTATGGG AAAGCAGACATCGCCGTGGCTCCTCTAACCATCACGCTAGTCCGAGAGGAAGTGATCGACTTTTCAAAGCCTTTTATGTCTCTGGGGATCTCCATTATGATCAAAAAGCCCCAGAAGTCCAAGCCGGGGGTGTTTTCCTTCCTCGACCCACTGGCTTACGAGATCTGGATGTGCATTGTGTTTGCCTATATCGGCGTCAGCGTCGTGCTCTTCCTGGTCAGCCGTTTCAGCCCGTACGAGTGGCACACAGAGGAGTACGAGGACGGACAGATCCAGACCAACGAGTCCACCAATGAGTTTGGAATATTCAATAGCCTTTGGTTTTCACTGGGAGCATTCATGCGACAAGGCTGCGACATCTCCCCAAG GTCCCTGTCCGGGCGCATTGTTGGCGGCGTGTGGTGGTTCTTCACGCTCATCATCATCTCCTCCTACACGGCCAATTTGGCTGCTTTCCTCACTGTGGAGAGGATGGTGTCACCCATTGAGAGCGCCGAGGATCTGGCCAAACAGAGCGAGATTGCGTATGGCACGCTTGACTCAGGCTCAACTAAAGAATTCTTTAGG CGTTCTAAAATTGCCCTCTTTGACAAAATGTGGACATACATGCGGAGTGCAGAGCCCTCGGTGTTTGTGAAAAAAACAGCCGAGGGGGTTCTGAGAGTCCGCAAATCAAAGGGGAAATATGCCTACTTGCTGGAGTCCACCATGAACGAATACATCGAGCAGCGCAAACCCTGCGACACCATGAAGGTGGGAGGCAACCTGGACTCCAAAGGCTACGGGATCGCCACGCCCAAAGGATCCTCATTAAG TGGAGTCACTTGCCAGGCACTGTTTTATGTATGTAATGGAT AA
- the gria2b gene encoding glutamate receptor 2b isoform X5 has protein sequence MRTAATMQQIVHFSVSFLLVLWGCAHGGSPSVQIGGLFPRGADQEYSAFRIGMVQFGTAEFRLTPHIDNLEVANSFAVTNCFCSQFSRGVYAIFGFYDKKSVNTITSFCGTLHVSFITPSFPLDGTQQFIIQMRPDIKGPLLSLIEYYKWDKFAYLYDSDRGLTTLQVVLDTAAERKWQVTAINVGNLKDERKDEAYRSLFQDLENKKERRVILDCEQDKVKDIMDQVITIGRHVKGYHYIIANLGFVDGDLSKIQYGGANVSGFQIVDFDDPLVSKFDQRWEALEEKEYPGADSKIRYTSALTYDAVQVMTEAFRYLHKQRIDFTRRANTGDCLANPAVPWAQGVEIERALKQVRVEGLTGNIQFDQHGKRVNYSVNIMELKNNGPVKIGYWNEVDKMAVTKSDVFANDSTGMENKTVIVTTILEAPYVMLKKNADLFVDNDRYEGYCVDLAAEIAKHCGFKYQLKTVGDGKYGARDAETKIWNGMVGELVYGKADIAVAPLTITLVREEVIDFSKPFMSLGISIMIKKPQKSKPGVFSFLDPLAYEIWMCIVFAYIGVSVVLFLVSRFSPYEWHTEEYEDGQIQTNESTNEFGIFNSLWFSLGAFMRQGCDISPRSLSGRIVGGVWWFFTLIIISSYTANLAAFLTVERMVSPIESAEDLAKQSEIAYGTLDSGSTKEFFRRSKIALFDKMWTYMRSAEPSVFVKKTAEGVLRVRKSKGKYAYLLESTMNEYIEQRKPCDTMKVGGNLDSKGYGIATPKGSSLSGVTCQALFYVCNGCEYITVATSCPYTNLIIIIIYV, from the exons ATGCGGACCGCCGCGACCATGCAGCAGATTGTGCATTTCTCCGTGTCCTTCCTCCTTGTCTTATGGGGATGTGCACACGGAGGCTCGCCCAGCGTGCAAATTG GGGGTCTCTTTCCAAGGGGCGCAGATCAAGAGTACAGCGCCTTCCGGATAGGCATGGTCCAGTTTGGTACGGCCGAGTTCCGGCTCACGCCTCACATCGACAACCTGGAGGTGGCCAACAGCTTCGCTGTCACCAATTGCT TCTGCTCGCAGTTCTCCAGGGGCGTTTACGCCATTTTCGGATTCTATGACAAGAAGTCGGTGAACACCATTACGTCCTTCTGCGGCACGCTGCACGTGTCCTTCATCACGCCCAGTTTCCCGCTAGACGGCACCCAACAGTTCATCATCCAGATGAGGCCCGACATTAAGGGGCCACTGCTCAGCCTCATCGAGTACTACAAGTGGGACAAGTTCGCCTACCTGTACGACAGCGATCGAG GCCTGACAACACTTCAGGTGGTTCTGGACACAGCGGCCGAGAGGAAGTGGCAAGTGACGGCCATCAACGTGGGCAACCTAAAAGACGAGCGCAAAGACGAAGCCTACCGCTCGCTTTTCCAGGACCTAGAAAACAAGAAAGAGCGAAGGGTGATCCTGGATTGTGAACAGGACAAAGTCAAAGACATCATGGATCAG GTCATCACCATTGGCAGGCACGTTAAGGGCTACCATTACATCATAGCCAATCTG GGTTTTGTGGACGGCGACCTGTCCAAAATCCAGTACGGCGGTGCCAACGTGTCAGGCTTCCAGATTGTGGATTTCGATGACCCTCTGGTTTCCAAGTTTGACCAGAGGTGGGAGGCCTTGGAAGAGAAGGAGTATCCAGGGGCGGATAGCAAGATCAGA TATACATCAGCGTTGACGTACGACGCAGTGCAGGTGATGACGGAGGCTTTCCGCTACCTTCACAAGCAACGCATTGACTTCACCCGTCGAGCCAACACTGGCGACTGCCTTGCCAACCCTGCGGTTCCCTGGGCTCAGGGAGTGGAAATCGAGCGGGCATTGAAGCAG GTGCGTGTGGAGGGCTTGACGGGGAACATCCAGTTCGATCAACACGGCAAGCGGGTCAACTACTCAGTCAACATAATGGAATTGAAGAACAACGGCCCAGTAAAG ATTGGCTACTGGAACGAGGTTGACAAAATGGCCGTCACCAAATCCGACGTCTTTGCCAACGACTCGACGGGGATGGAAAATAAAACGGTCATTGTCACCACCATTCTG gaggCTCCTTACGTCATGCTAAAAAAGAACGCCGACCTGTTTGTGGACAATGACCGCTACGAAGGCTACTGTGTGGATCTAGCCGCCGAGATCGCTAAGCACTGCGGTTTCAAATACCAGTTGAAAACCGTCGGTGACGGAAAGTACGGAGCCAGGGATGCTGAGACCAAGATCTGGAATGGGATGGTTGGCGAGTTAGTGTATGGG AAAGCAGACATCGCCGTGGCTCCTCTAACCATCACGCTAGTCCGAGAGGAAGTGATCGACTTTTCAAAGCCTTTTATGTCTCTGGGGATCTCCATTATGATCAAAAAGCCCCAGAAGTCCAAGCCGGGGGTGTTTTCCTTCCTCGACCCACTGGCTTACGAGATCTGGATGTGCATTGTGTTTGCCTATATCGGCGTCAGCGTCGTGCTCTTCCTGGTCAGCCGTTTCAGCCCGTACGAGTGGCACACAGAGGAGTACGAGGACGGACAGATCCAGACCAACGAGTCCACCAATGAGTTTGGAATATTCAATAGCCTTTGGTTTTCACTGGGAGCATTCATGCGACAAGGCTGCGACATCTCCCCAAG GTCCCTGTCCGGGCGCATTGTTGGCGGCGTGTGGTGGTTCTTCACGCTCATCATCATCTCCTCCTACACGGCCAATTTGGCTGCTTTCCTCACTGTGGAGAGGATGGTGTCACCCATTGAGAGCGCCGAGGATCTGGCCAAACAGAGCGAGATTGCGTATGGCACGCTTGACTCAGGCTCAACTAAAGAATTCTTTAGG CGTTCTAAAATTGCCCTCTTTGACAAAATGTGGACATACATGCGGAGTGCAGAGCCCTCGGTGTTTGTGAAAAAAACAGCCGAGGGGGTTCTGAGAGTCCGCAAATCAAAGGGGAAATATGCCTACTTGCTGGAGTCCACCATGAACGAATACATCGAGCAGCGCAAACCCTGCGACACCATGAAGGTGGGAGGCAACCTGGACTCCAAAGGCTACGGGATCGCCACGCCCAAAGGATCCTCATTAAG TGGAGTCACTTGCCAGGCACTGTTTTATGTATGTAATGGATGTGAGTACATTACAGTAGCCACTAGCTGCCCATATACGAatctaattataataataatatacgtATAG